The Mercurialis annua linkage group LG8, ddMerAnnu1.2, whole genome shotgun sequence genome window below encodes:
- the LOC126660318 gene encoding heat shock 70 kDa protein, mitochondrial, protein MAAVALLRNLRRRDVAAAPISAYKCLTGNVKPSWSPSNLGHNWARAFSAKPAGNDVIGIDLGTTNSCVAVMEGKTPKVIENSEGSRTTPSVVAFNQKGELLVGTPAKRQAVTNPTNTVFGTKRLIGRKFDDPQTQKEMKMVPYKIVRASNGDAWVESNGQQYSPSQVGAFILTKMKETAEAYLGKTITKAVVTVPAYFNDAQRQATKDAGRISGLDVQRIINEPTAAALSYGMNNKEGLIAVFDLGGGTFDVSILEISNGVFEVKATNGDTFLGGEDFDNTLLEYLVSEFKSTEGIDLTKDRLALQRLREAAEKAKIELSSTAQTEINLPFITADASGAKHLNITLTRSKFESLVNHLIERTRDPCKNCLKDAGISTKDVDEVLLVGGMTRVPKVQEIVSEIFKKSPSKGVNPDEAVAMGAAIQGGILRGDVKELLLLDVTPLSLGIETLGGIFTRLINRNTTIPTKKSQVFSTAADNQTQVGIKVLQGEREMSSDNKLLGEFELVGVPPAPRGMPQIEVTFDIDANGIVTVSAKDKSTGKEQQITIRSSGGLSEDEIEKMVKEAELFSQKDQERKALIDIRNSADTTIYSIEKSLNEYREKIPAEVAKEIEDAVKDLRNAMAGDNAEEIKSKLDVANKAVSKIGEHMAKSSGGGDASGGSQGGGDQAAPEAEYEEVKK, encoded by the exons ATGGCCGCCGTCGCTCTTCTCCGCAATTTGCGACGCCGTGATGTCGCCGCCGCCCCTATCTCTGCCTATAAATGT tTGACTGGCAATGTGAAACCATCATGGAGTCCTTCTAATCTAGGTCATAATTGGGCAAGAGCTTTCAG TGCAAAACCTGCTGGTAATGACGTTATTGGTATCGACTTGGGTACTACCAATTCGTGTGTTGCTGTCATGGAGGGAAAG ACTCCAAAAGTCATTGAAAACTCTGAAGGATCTAGGACGACACCTTCGGTGGTTGCCTTCAACCAGAAGGGGGAGCTTCTAGTTGGTACTCCGGCAAAACGTCAAGCAGTAACCAATCCTACCAATACAGTTTTTGGAACTAAGCGTCTAATTGGTAGAAAGTTTGATGATCCTCAGACCCAAAAAGAGATGAAAATGGTTCCATATAAGATAGTTAGGGCTTCAAATGGAGATGCGTGGGTTGAGTCCAATGGACAGCAGTATTCTCCTAGTCAGGTCGGTGCTTTCATCTTGACCAAGATGAAAGAAACTGCTGAGGCTTACCTTGGAAAGACGATCACAAAAGCTGTTGTCACTGTGCCAGCTTATTTCAATGATGCCCAACGACAAGCCACGAAGGATGCTGGCAGAATTTCTGGACTTGATGTGCAGAGAATTATCAATGAGCCCACTGCTGCTGCGCTATCCTATGGAATGAACAACAAGGAGGGTTTGATTGCAGTTTTTGATCTTGGAGGTGGGACATTTGATGTTTCTATTTTGGAAATCTCTAACGGTGTATTTGAG gtgaaagcaACAAATGGCGACACATTTTTGGGAGGAGAGGATTTTGATAATACTTTGTTGGAGTATCTAGTTAGTGAGTTCAAGTCAACCGAGGGCATTGATCTCACTAAGGACAGGCTAGCTCTGCAAAGGCTTCGTGAAGCTGCAGAGAAAGCCAAGATAGAGCTGTCTTCGACTGCCCAAACTGAGATCAATTTGCCATTCATCACAGCTGATGCATCTGGCGCAAAGCATCTAAACATTACGCTGACCAGAtctaaatttgaaagtttggtgAATCATTTGATTGAGAGGACCAGAGACCCGTGCAAGAACTGTTTGAAGGATGCTGGCATTTCCACTAAGGATGTTGATGAGGTTTTGCTTGTCGGAGGTATGACCCGTGTTCCCAAGGTTCAAGAGATAGTTTCAGAGATCTTTAAAAAGAGTCCAAGCAAAGGAGTCAACCCTGATGAGGCTGTTGCAATGGGAGCTGCAATTCAGGGTGGAATTCTTCGCGGAGATGTGAAGGAATTGCTTCTTTTGGATGTCACTCCTCTCTCACTTGGTATTGAGACCCTTGGTGGTATATTCACAAGGTTGATCAATAGAAACACAACAATTCCTACTAAGAAGAGTCAG GTGTTTTCTACAGCAGCTGATAACCAAACCCAGGTTGGTATTAAGGTGCTCCAAGGTGAGCGTGAAATGTCATCCGACAACAAGCTTTTGGGCGAGTTTGAACTTGTTGGTGTTCCACCAGCACCGAGAGGCATGCCTCAGATTGAGGTCACTTTCGACATTGATGCCAATGGTATAGTCACTGTATCCGCGAAGGATAAATCCACCGGAAAAGAACAGCAGATCACCATCCGATCATCTGGTGGTCTCTCGGAAGATGAAATTGAGAAGATGGTTAAGGAGGCAGAGCTATTTTCTCAAAAAGACCAGGAAAGAAAAGCTTTAATCGACATTAGGAACAGCGCAGACACCACAATTTACAGCATTGAGAAAAGTTTGAATGAGTACAGAGAGAAGATCCCTGCCGAAGTCGCCAAGGAGATTGAGGATGCTGTTAAAGACTTGAGGAATGCAATGGCCGGAGATAATGCCGAAGAGATCAAATCCAAACTCGATGTTGCAAACAAGGCAGTATCAAAGATCGGCGAGCATATGGCCAAGAGCAGTGGTGGCGGTGATGCATCTGGAGGCTCTCAAGGCGGTGGCGACCAGGCTGCTCCCGAGGCAGAGTACGAGGAAGTGAAGAAGTGA
- the LOC126662330 gene encoding lipoyl synthase, chloroplastic, with protein MEQTLLNNSPISTPIKFFHRKPTKNRSKSNLCTTAIQSQTSKPMGPFTGRDPNVKKPVWLRQKAPQGEKFEEVKQSLSNLKLNTVCEEAQCPNIGECWSGGGDGISTATIMLLGDTCTRGCRFCAVKTSRNPAPPDPLEPQNTALAIASWGVDYIVLTSVDRDDLPDGGSGHFAETVQVMKKLKPEIMVECLTSDFRGDLKAVETLVHSGLDVFAHNIETVKRLQRIVRDPRAGYEQSLSVLKHAKDNNEGMITKSSIMLGLGETDDELKETMADLRAINVDILTLGQYLQPTPLHLTVKEYVTPEKFAFWKEYGESIGFRYVASGPLVRSSYRAGELFVKTMVREKAKDIVAKS; from the exons ATGGAGCAAACCCTCCTGAACAACTCACCAATCTCCACACCCATTAAATTTTTCCACCGCAAACCCACAAAAAATCGATCAAAATCAAATCTTTGCACCACTGCAATTCAATCCCAAACCAGTAAACCAATGGGGCCCTTCACAGGAAGAGACCCAAATGTGAAAAAACCGGTATGGTTAAGACAAAAAGCCCCACAAGGGGAGAAATTTGAGGAAGTGAAGCAATCACTGTCCAATTTGAAACTGAACACTGTCTGTGAAGAAGCTCAATGTCCTAACATTGGAGAGTGTTGGAGTGGTGGTGGTGATGGGATTTCTACTGCTACTATTATGCTACTGGGGGATACTTGTACACGTGGCTGTAGATTTTGTGCTGTTAAAACTAGTCGAAATCCGGCTCCTCCTGATCCCTTGGAGCCTCAGAATACTGCTTTGGCTATTGCTAGTTGGGG TGTGGACTATATTGTTCTGACGAGTGTGGATCGGGATGATCTGCCTGATGGTGGAAGTGGGCATTTTGCTGAGACTGTTCAAGTTATGAAG AAGCTCAAACCGGAGATTATGGTTGAGTGTTTGACCTCTGATTTTCGTGGCGATTTAAAGGCTGTAGAAACTTTGGTGCATTCTGGATTAGATGTCTTTGCCCATAACATTGAGACTGTCAAAAGGCTTCAAAGAATTGTTAGAGACCCTCGAGCTGG GTATGAACAGAGTTTATCAGTTTTAAAACATGCGAAGGACAACAATGAGGGAATGATAACTAAATCTTCTATTATGTTGGGTCTCGGAGAAACTGATGACGAGTTGAAGGAAACTATGGCCGACTTAAGGGCAATAAATGTTGATATTCTGACACTTGGACAATATTTACAG CCAACTCCATTACACTTGACTGTTAAAGAGTATGTTACACCTGAGAAATTTGCTTTCTGGAAGGAATATGGAGAGTCTATTGGATTCCGATATGTAGCCAGCGGGCCTTTG GTTCGATCCTCCTATAGGGCCGGAGAGCTTTTTGTTAAGACAATGGTGAGAGAAAAGGCAAAAGACATTGTTGCCAAATCCTAG
- the LOC126661191 gene encoding uncharacterized protein LOC126661191 — MDLARVSSTGDGDSDIDREATGDTPLMSRPLYRSQFSGRVRQRAYIFDGDGNYYNKEWDLTEGHGNEFCWYHVELPKSNEKLSLSAQCLIDVLCPPLKLQDILTLVSNGPYCGFVDGALVFRVNSPGPPSSDYTFRLAARVTENSIITVSLGRVPRLGFSPIGQSLLSEIPSVETPSYNGGEQKEQRGFVIKEHVLEFFLTMNHSEEADNPVPKSVSNLVVHIVDTYVDHLQDMVTKLEIELDSVEIKLDNGGFILKKQMLDDRRFPKMHLNLQRLLQVIAHGEQVFPRVKEKCSSKSWFASEDINSLEELIGRLRRLKENVGFIANRVTAIQAGLDSWQSEQINKKLYYLSFLSIIFLPLSIITGVFGMNVGGVPWTGQKNPELEDGFRNVMFICFVMLILLLLCFLFPSLYARIAAWWRNRAIKKSWTLNRRSFLKRTRVHEDRGGYLRI, encoded by the exons ATGGATCTTGCTAGAGTAAGCTCGACGGGAGATGGCGATTCGGATATCGATAGAGAAGCCACCGGGGACACTCCGCTTATGAGTAGACCATTGTATAGATCCCAATTTTCAGGTAGGGTGAGGCAAAGAGCTTATATATTTGATGGTGATGGGAATTATTACAATAAAGAATGGGACCTTACAGAAGGTCACGGAAACGAATTCTGTTGGTATCATGTCGAGCTTCCGAAGAGTAATGAGAAGCTTTCGTTATCTGCACAATGTCTCATTGATGTTCTTTGTCCTCCATTGAAACTTCAAGATATTCTAACACTAGTCAGCAATGGACCTTATTGTGGTTTCGTCGATGGGGCACTTGTGTTTAGAGTTAACTCTCCGGGTCCTCCTTCTAGTGATTATACATTTAGGTTAGCTGCTAGAGTTACTGAGAATTCGATAATTACTGTGTCCTTGGGGCGTGTTCCGAGATTGGGGTTTTCGCCAATTGGTCAATCTCTACTCTCGGAAATTCCTAGTGTAGAGACTCCGTCGTACAATGGAGGGGAGCAAAAGGAACAGCGTGGATTTGTGATTAAGGAACATGTTCTTGAGTTCTTTTTAACGATGAACCACTCCGAGGAAGCTGATAATCCTGTTCCGAAATCTGTTTCAAATCTCGTTGTTCACATTGTTGATACATACGTCGATCACCTTCAAGATATGGTGACTAAACTTGAGATTGAGCTAGACTCTGTGGAGATTAAACTCGACAATG GTGGCTTTATTTTGAAGAAACAAATGCTAGATGATAGAAGATTTCCTAAAATGCATCTTAATCTGCAGCGTCTATTACAG GTAATTGCGCATGGGGAACAAGTTTTTCCAAGAGTTAAAGAAAAATGTTCATCAAAAAGCTGGTTTGCTAGTGAGGACATTAACTCCCTAGAAGAATTAATCGGACGACTGAGGAGGTTAAAAGAGAATGTCGGGTTTATAGCAAATCGTGTAACAGCAATTCAGGCAGGTCTAGATAGCTGGCAATCCGAGCAAATAAACAAGAAACTGTATTATCTTTCATTCCTTTCGATTATATTCCTTCCGCTGTCTATAATTACTGGAG TGTTTGGCATGAATGTGGGAGGAGTTCCATGGACAGGGCAGAAGAATCCGGAGTTGGAAGATGGCTTTCGTAATGTAATGTTTATCTGTTTTGTGATGCTAATTCTCCTGCTCTTATGCTTCCTTTTCCCTTCACTATATGCTCGTATAGCTGCATGGTGGAGGAACAGGGCAATAAAAAAAAGCTGGACGCTCAACAGGAGGTCGTTTCTTAAGAGAACCCGTGTACATGAAGATAGAGGAGGTTACCTTCGCATTTAA
- the LOC126660228 gene encoding oligopeptide transporter 4 produces the protein MGTLEIQTPFPTTDVEKTDAAAAADEDDISPIEEVRLTVLNTDDPTLPVWTFRMWFLGLLSCGLLSFLNQFFSYRTEPLVITQITVQVATLPVGHFLAAVLPKTKFRILGFGSKSFSLNPGPFNMKEHVLISIFANAGSAFGNGSAYAVGIVTIIKAFYQRKISFLASWILILTTQVLGYGWAGLLRKYVVEPAHMWWPNTLVQVSLFRALHEKDDKSQGTTRAKFFVIALTCSFIWYVVPGYLFTTLTSISWICWVFSKSVTAQQLGSGMRGLGLGAFTLDWSAVASFLFSPLISPFFAIVNVLVGYLLIVYIANPVAYWGLDLYNAKRYPIFSSHLFTAQGQKYNISAIVNDEFELDLPKYEEQGRIHLSTFFALTYGFGFATIASTLTHVALFYGREIIERYRASSKGKEDIHTRLMKNYDDIPSWWFYVLLALSLAVSLVLCIFLKDQVQLPWWGLIFASAMAFCFTLPISIITATTNQTPGLNIITEYVMGIIYPGRPIANVCFKVYGYMSMAQAVSFLNDFKLGHYMKIPPRSMFLVQFIGTMLAGTINLSVAWWLLNSINNICQDDLLPPDSPWTCPGDRVFFDASVIWGLVGPKRIFGSLGNYPAMNWFFLGGAIGPVIVWLLHKSFPKQSWIPLINLPVLLGATGSMPPATAVNYNSWIIIGIIFNFFVFRYRKKWWQRYNYILSAALDAGVAFMAVLLYFSVGIENRSINWWGTNGEHCELATCPTAKGINVAGCPAN, from the exons ATGGGAACCCTAGAAATTCAAACACCATTCCCCACCACCGATGTCGAAAAAACCGACGCTGCGGCGGCGGCGGATGAAGACGACATTTCGCCTATCGAGGAGGTTCGGCTAACCGTGTTGAACACGGACGACCCGACCCTTCCGGTATGGACGTTTAGAATGTGGTTCTTGGGCTTACTATCATGTGGGCTACTTTCTTTCTTGAACCAATTCTTTTCTTACCGAACCGAACCACTTGTAATAACTCAGATCACGGTCCAAGTGGCTACACTTCCGGTGGGTCATTTCTTGGCCGCTGTATTGCCCAAGACCAAGTTTCGGATCCTCGGATTCGGGTCGAAATCGTTTTCTTTAAACCCGGGCCCGTTTAACATGAAAGAACACGTACTAATATCCATATTTGCTAATGCTGGAAGTGCATTTGGAAATGGGTCGGCTTATGCTGTGGGTATAGTGACGATAATTAAAGCTTTTTATCAGAGGAAAATATCATTTTTGGCTAGTTGGATTCTTATACTTACTACTCAG GTGCTAGGGTACGGCTGGGCCGGGTTACTGAGGAAGTATGTGGTTGAACCGGCACACATGTGGTGGCCGAACACTCTGGTTCAGGTCTCACTCTTCAG GGCATTACACGAAAAAGACGATAAAAGTCAAGGAACAACACGAGCCAAGTTCTTCGTCATTGCACTAACTTGCAGTTTTATCTGGTACGTAGTTCCCGGTTACCTATTCACAACACTCACAAGCATTTCATGGATCTGCTGGGTGTTCTCAAAGTCCGTAACGGCACAGCAGCTCGGTTCTGGCATGAGAGGCCTTGGTCTCGGAGCTTTTACACTCGACTGGTCTGCCGTAGCGTCATTCTTATTCAGTCCACTCATTAGCCCTTTCTTCGCCATTGTTAATGTTCTCGTTGGCTATCTCCTTATAGTCTACATTGCTAATCCTGTTGCTTATTGGGGCCTCGACTTGTATAACGCGAAGAGATACCCGATATTCTCCTCGCATTTGTTTACGGCTCAGGGTCAGAAGTATAACATATCAGCTATTGTAAATGACGAATTTGAGCTTGATCTGCCAAAGTATGAGGAGCAAGGAAGAATTCATTTAAGCACATTTTTTGCTCTTACTTACGGGTTCGGTTTTGCAACCATTGCGTCTACGCTTACGCATGTTGCGTTATTCTATGGAAG GGAGATAATCGAGCGCTATCGTGCTTCTTCCAAGGGCAAGGAGGATATTCATACCAGGTTGATGAAAAATTACGACGATATACCTTCTTGGTGGTTTTACGTGTTGCTGGCTTTGTCACTTGCAGTTTCGCTTGTTCTCTGCATATTTTTGAAAGATCAAGTTCAACTGCCGTGGTGGGGACTTATCTTTGCCAGCGCAATGGCATTCTGCTTCACCCTTCCGATCAGCATCATAACTGCAACCACAAACCAG ACACCGGGGCTGAACATCATTACTGAATACGTTATGGGTATCATATATCCAGGAAGACCAATAGCTAATGTGTGCTTCAAGGTGTATGGTTACATGAGCATGGCTCAGGCTGTCTCTTTCCTTAATGATTTCAAGCTTGGACACTACATGAAGATCCCTCCAAGATCAATGTTCCTGGTTCAG TTCATAGGAACGATGCTTGCCGGAACTATCAACCTTTCAGTTGCATGGTGGTTGTTAAACTCCATTAATAACATATGCCAAGATGATCTGCTCCCTCCCGACAGTCCTTGGACATGCCCAGGAGACAGAGTCTTCTTCGATGCATCGGTCATATGGGGTCTGGTGGGACCAAAAAGGATCTTTGGTAGTCTCGGAAATTATCCAGCCATGAATTGGTTCTTCCTAGGAGGTGCAATTGGACCCGTTATAGTTTGGCTGTTGCACAAGTCATTCCCAAAACAGTCTTGGATTCCTCTAATTAACCTTCCTGTCCTTCTAGGAGCAACGGGATCAATGCCTCCAGCAACAGCGGTAAACTATAATTCATGGATCATAATTGGaataatatttaactttttcGTCTTCCGTTACCGGAAGAAATGGTGGCAGAGGTACAATTATATTCTTTCAGCTGCACTAGATGCTGGAGTGGCTTTCATGGCGGTGCTACTATATTTTTCGGTGGGCATAGAAAATAGAAGTATAAATTGGTGGGGCACGAATGGTGAACATTGTGAATTAGCAACTTGTCCGACAGCCAAAGGCATAAATGTTGCTGGTTGCCCCGCCAATTAA
- the LOC126660229 gene encoding uncharacterized protein LOC126660229 yields MALLLPTKWKNSLPIFSNLKAQTFRSDAALNLISNSNQQQNIQTLILYNYPSFSGAFSALFAHLFHAHLNLPCLTLPFSSVHPFRVQDFLFEGLERCYLLDFLGPPGFADLLSKQTNCKIIGFDHRKLALSRISSVKEYSELVTFHVDVEKSTSSAVYEYFSDKLVRMSSSNEGAARLLNPEDQDRVEMILKYIEDVDLQRRSLPDIRSFEIGLSEWRSKLNCITNPFIFEELLDISSMDLIAKGNSYISARQIAASKLLDKVFKVRLGRGLYGECLGVTADGNSNLSDEIGRQLSVKSAEAGLRPIGAVVYMLRNNLKMALRSTDSAADTSEVAKAYGGGGSASSSSFIIRMDEYNQWLSGSTS; encoded by the exons ATGGCTTTGCTACTGCCCACAAAATGGAAAAACAGCTTACCAATATTTTCAAATCTCAAAGCTCAAACCTTTCGATCAGACGCAGCTTTAAACTTAATATCAAACTCAAACCAACAACAAAATATCCAAACTTTAATACTATACAACTACCCATCTTTCTCAGGAGCTTTCTCAGCTTTATTTGCTCATCTTTTTCATGCCCATCTCAATCTCCCTTGTCTTACATTACCCTTCTCCTCAGTTCACCCTTTCAg GGTTCAAGATTTTTTGTTTGAAGGACTTGAAAGATGTTATCTTTTGGATTTTCTTGGTCCTCCAGGCTTTGCTGATTTGCTTTCAAAGCAAACTAATTGCAA GATAATTGGGTTTGATCATAGAAAATTAGCACTTTCAAGAATTTCTTCTGTGAAAGAGTACTCAGAGCTAGTCACATTTCATGTTGATGTTGAGAAGAGTACTTCTAGTGCTGTGTATGAGTATTTCTCTGACAAGCTTGTGCGTATGAGTTCTTCTAAT gagGGAGCTGCTAGATTGTTGAATCCAGAAGACCAAGACCGTGTTGAAATGATTCTTAAGTACATTGAAGATGTAGATCTTCAACGACGGAGTTTACCGGATATTAGAAGTTTTGAAATTGGATTGAGTGAATGGCGCTCAAAGCTCAATTGTATTActaatccatttatttttgaagaG TTATTGGATATAAGCTCCATGGACTTAATTGCCAAGGGGAATTCGTATATATCTGCTCGTCAGATTGCTGCAAGCAAGTTGTTGGATAAAGTTTTTAAAGTTCGGTTGGGTAGAGGATTATACGGGGAGTGCCTG GGGGTCACAGCCGATGGCAATTCTAACTTAAGCGATGAAATTGGCAGACAGCTCAGTGTAAAAAGTGCTGAAGCTGGTCTAAG GCCCATAGGAGCTGTTGTCTACATGCTAAGAAATAATCTAAAGATGGCCTTGAGGAGTACAGATAGTGCTGCTGATACTTCAGAAGTTGCAAAG GCATACGGTGGAGGTGGCTCAGCTAGTTCTAGCTCTTTTATTATTCGGATGGATGAGTATAATCAGTGGCTTTCAGGCAGTACATCATAA